One window of Microcoleus vaginatus PCC 9802 genomic DNA carries:
- a CDS encoding DUF3038 domain-containing protein — protein MRSTVKSSAPTNATGQSPNWEELTQKAPEPTQLDNIKAQLDLVLLALEALAEIGSEAMLKVAAELNLEPMVADRVALWRLRQSNPLRKGHGGRKKLDVEEARSLVLISCHLAKQHQALIRRAVALLEQMAEQNREPHTIALLGDYIDRFSNTYGSRMEDAENLSARELTDLALKLLIDLLFYSSPGGHRRLWLALLDRAKN, from the coding sequence ATGCGCTCGACCGTAAAGTCCTCCGCTCCCACAAACGCAACGGGCCAATCTCCCAACTGGGAAGAATTGACCCAAAAAGCACCAGAACCTACCCAGTTGGACAACATTAAAGCCCAACTGGATTTAGTGCTGTTAGCCCTAGAAGCATTGGCAGAAATTGGCTCAGAGGCGATGCTCAAGGTAGCAGCCGAACTGAATTTAGAGCCAATGGTAGCCGATCGGGTAGCTTTGTGGCGGCTGCGCCAATCTAACCCGCTGCGGAAAGGTCACGGAGGGCGCAAAAAACTCGATGTGGAGGAAGCTCGATCGCTCGTTTTGATAAGCTGTCATTTGGCAAAACAGCACCAAGCTTTAATCCGCCGGGCTGTTGCTTTGCTGGAACAAATGGCTGAACAAAACCGCGAACCTCACACCATCGCTTTGCTGGGAGATTATATTGACAGGTTCAGCAACACTTATGGCTCGCGCATGGAAGATGCAGAAAATTTATCGGCACGAGAACTGACTGATTTGGCCCTCAAACTCCTGATCGATTTGCTGTTTTACAGCAGTCCCGGTGGCCACCGCCGCCTCTGGCTGGCTCTTCTAGACCGTGCTAAGAATTAA
- a CDS encoding endonuclease MutS2 → MPITNTTSTLIQAETLELLEWPRLCQHLATFAATKLGVAAALDLPIPATQAQTAELLAQTHEAYQLESRAGGALSFEGIQDIGTSLQRAELQGLLSGEELLAIATTLAGARQLRRIIDSQADVPTLKELAAQLRTYPELEQEIHRCIDDRAQVADRATPKLAGIRVQMRQLRDRIYQILQGILQRQSNAVQEQLITQRSGRFVIPVKAPQKDAIPGIVHDSSASGATLYVEPHSTVNLNNQMRQFLRQEQAEEEAVRRALTEQVAAVKPDLDRLVVVVTTLDLAAAKARYSFWLQANPPKFIELGEPELAPKNPEKEDEEKEEKEDEEKEENSQLLIRNLRSQITLRQLRHPLLVWQQQHEQGFPVVPVDLTIGPHIRVVAITGPNTGGKTVTLKTLGLAALMAKAGMFVAAREPVELPWFDNILADIGDEQSLQQSLSTFSGHIRRISRILEVLGNKSQAEGEETSNLPITNSQQQDQEVTDTQNTVSALPILKPKLQIPKAQSPISNSQLAIPKSLVLLDEVGAGTDPSEGSALAIALLQYLAQHSLLTVATTHFGELKALKYQDSRFENASVEFDDNSMQPTYRLLWGIPGRSNALTIAKRLGLLASIVEEAQTYVGGASQDVNQVIAGLEAQRRKQETKAREATQLLHQTEKLHREVSQKAAALQERERELKIAQEVAVNEAIGSAKSEIAQIIRRLQSGNQTAQNAQQATDTLNQISEKHLPSRQQPAKPKPSFMPKVGDRIRIPSLGQTAEVLSGPDANEELSVRFGIMKMTVKLGEIESLDGQKPETKAQLAKAAAQAQALATAKAKQAAAEAAKPNPEIAIRTANNTIDLRGARVSDAEIEIDRALSKAVEYGVLWIIHGKGTGQLRRGVHEFLATHPQVSRFELASQKEGGTGVTVVYLH, encoded by the coding sequence ATGCCAATTACCAACACCACCTCAACTTTGATTCAAGCCGAAACACTAGAACTATTAGAATGGCCGCGCCTGTGTCAGCACTTGGCTACCTTCGCGGCCACCAAACTCGGCGTCGCCGCCGCCCTCGACCTCCCAATCCCGGCAACTCAAGCTCAAACAGCAGAACTCCTAGCCCAAACTCATGAAGCTTATCAGTTAGAGAGCCGCGCTGGCGGTGCTTTGAGTTTTGAAGGAATCCAAGACATCGGCACTTCGCTGCAACGAGCCGAACTGCAAGGTTTGCTCAGCGGCGAAGAATTGCTGGCAATTGCTACTACCCTCGCCGGAGCAAGGCAATTGCGCCGGATAATTGACTCTCAGGCAGATGTGCCGACGCTCAAAGAACTGGCAGCTCAATTGCGGACTTATCCCGAACTAGAGCAAGAAATCCACCGCTGTATAGACGATCGCGCTCAAGTAGCAGACAGAGCCACTCCTAAATTAGCAGGAATTAGAGTTCAAATGCGACAGTTGCGCGATCGCATTTATCAAATATTGCAGGGGATTTTGCAGCGCCAATCCAACGCCGTACAAGAACAGCTAATTACCCAAAGAAGCGGACGCTTTGTCATTCCCGTCAAAGCTCCCCAAAAAGATGCCATACCGGGCATCGTTCACGACTCCTCGGCTAGCGGCGCGACACTGTACGTAGAACCCCACAGCACAGTCAATCTTAACAACCAAATGCGGCAGTTTCTCAGGCAAGAACAAGCCGAAGAAGAAGCAGTCCGCCGCGCCCTCACTGAGCAAGTCGCCGCAGTAAAACCTGATTTAGACAGATTGGTGGTGGTAGTTACAACTTTAGATTTAGCAGCCGCTAAAGCGCGTTATAGTTTTTGGTTGCAAGCAAATCCGCCGAAATTTATCGAATTGGGAGAGCCAGAACTAGCACCAAAAAATCCCGAAAAAGAAGATGAGGAAAAAGAAGAAAAAGAAGATGAGGAAAAAGAAGAAAACAGTCAATTATTAATTCGCAACCTGCGATCGCAAATTACCCTGCGCCAGTTGCGCCATCCTTTATTAGTTTGGCAGCAACAGCACGAGCAAGGCTTTCCAGTCGTGCCGGTCGATTTAACCATCGGGCCGCACATCCGCGTCGTCGCCATCACAGGCCCCAACACTGGCGGCAAAACTGTCACCCTCAAAACCTTGGGCTTGGCAGCTTTAATGGCGAAAGCAGGAATGTTTGTTGCCGCCCGCGAACCCGTAGAATTGCCTTGGTTTGACAATATTTTGGCTGATATTGGTGACGAACAATCTTTGCAGCAAAGTTTGTCAACTTTCTCCGGCCATATCCGCCGCATCAGCCGCATTTTAGAAGTTTTAGGCAATAAATCGCAGGCTGAAGGGGAAGAAACTTCAAACCTTCCAATTACTAATTCCCAACAGCAAGACCAAGAAGTCACAGATACACAGAACACTGTTTCTGCTCTCCCAATTCTCAAACCTAAATTACAAATTCCCAAAGCCCAAAGCCCAATTAGCAATTCCCAATTAGCAATTCCCAAATCTTTAGTTTTGTTAGACGAAGTAGGAGCGGGGACAGACCCCTCAGAAGGCAGTGCATTGGCGATCGCCCTGTTGCAATATCTCGCCCAACATTCCCTATTAACAGTTGCAACTACCCACTTTGGCGAACTCAAAGCCCTCAAATATCAAGACTCCCGCTTTGAAAATGCCTCAGTAGAATTTGACGACAATTCCATGCAGCCAACCTATCGCTTGCTGTGGGGAATTCCCGGACGTTCCAACGCCCTCACCATTGCCAAAAGACTCGGTTTGCTAGCATCCATAGTCGAAGAAGCTCAAACCTATGTCGGGGGAGCGTCTCAAGATGTCAATCAAGTGATTGCTGGACTCGAAGCACAGCGCCGGAAACAGGAAACCAAGGCCAGAGAAGCAACTCAACTGCTACACCAAACCGAAAAACTGCACAGAGAAGTTTCTCAAAAAGCAGCCGCTTTGCAAGAGCGGGAGCGAGAACTAAAAATAGCTCAGGAAGTGGCAGTAAATGAGGCGATAGGGTCGGCAAAATCAGAAATTGCTCAAATCATTCGTCGCTTGCAGTCGGGTAACCAAACCGCTCAAAATGCCCAACAAGCGACAGATACCTTAAATCAAATTTCTGAAAAACACCTGCCCTCTCGCCAACAACCGGCTAAACCCAAACCGAGTTTTATGCCGAAAGTGGGCGATCGCATCCGCATTCCCAGCTTGGGCCAAACCGCCGAAGTCCTCAGCGGCCCCGACGCTAACGAAGAGTTGAGCGTTCGGTTTGGGATTATGAAAATGACTGTCAAACTAGGAGAAATTGAATCCCTAGACGGTCAAAAACCGGAAACTAAAGCTCAATTAGCCAAGGCGGCCGCCCAAGCACAAGCACTCGCTACGGCTAAAGCTAAGCAAGCAGCGGCGGAAGCTGCAAAACCCAATCCCGAAATCGCCATTCGCACTGCTAATAATACGATCGACCTACGGGGTGCCAGAGTCTCAGACGCAGAAATCGAAATAGACCGAGCTCTTTCCAAGGCCGTGGAATACGGAGTCCTGTGGATAATTCACGGCAAAGGTACGGGACAGTTGCGGCGCGGCGTTCACGAGTTCCTCGCGACTCATCCGCAGGTTTCCCGCTTTGAGCTCGCCAGTCAAAAAGAAGGAGGTACAGGTGTGACGGTGGTTTATTTACATTGA
- a CDS encoding hybrid sensor histidine kinase/response regulator — translation MAKILAIIADTVTFQVVQELLGQEGHQVKVVSDDQEGLDWARELSPDAIICDGTSPQINFLEVCRLVKADRELAAAYFILLTTPEQFDEIQELDAAFDDFLFKPIVKQELLARVRASKKSRELRAQLALTQQELQLSRDRMLQTEKMSSLGELVSGIAHEINNPITFIYSNLTHVQSYATDLIELLRLYQKELVNPGAEIMQKQQDMDVEFVLDDLLKIVSSMRTGSDRIRQIILSLQDFSRSDRSGWQLFDVSDGLENTLLLLQHRLPAREGRRDIKVMKEFGNLPQIECYAGLLNQAFLNIINHAIDILEESAQELAELESLKFKPVILISTQVVDAERISIEIADNDMAISKDITAQLSEPFLVAQPAEPPIYSGLALSYQIIVEQHKGELRCFSEPGKGTKIYIEIPLRHS, via the coding sequence ATGGCAAAGATTCTGGCGATCATCGCGGATACTGTGACTTTTCAAGTTGTGCAAGAGTTACTCGGCCAAGAGGGACATCAGGTGAAAGTCGTTTCCGACGACCAAGAGGGTTTAGACTGGGCGAGGGAATTGTCCCCCGATGCGATAATTTGCGACGGGACTTCGCCTCAAATCAACTTTTTGGAGGTGTGCCGGCTGGTGAAAGCCGATCGAGAATTGGCGGCAGCCTATTTTATTCTGCTGACAACACCGGAGCAATTTGATGAAATTCAAGAATTGGATGCGGCCTTTGACGATTTTCTGTTTAAACCGATAGTTAAGCAGGAATTATTGGCGCGGGTGCGCGCTTCTAAGAAATCGCGCGAGTTGAGGGCGCAGTTGGCTCTCACCCAGCAAGAATTGCAACTGTCGCGCGATCGAATGCTACAAACAGAAAAAATGTCTAGTTTGGGCGAATTGGTGTCTGGGATAGCCCACGAAATTAACAACCCAATTACTTTTATTTACAGCAATCTAACTCACGTCCAAAGCTACGCGACCGATTTAATTGAACTGCTGCGATTGTATCAAAAAGAGCTAGTCAATCCCGGAGCGGAAATTATGCAAAAACAACAAGATATGGATGTGGAATTCGTACTCGACGATTTATTAAAAATTGTGAGTTCCATGCGTACCGGGAGCGATCGCATCCGCCAAATAATTTTGTCGCTACAGGATTTTTCCCGCAGCGATCGATCTGGCTGGCAGTTATTCGATGTTTCCGACGGTTTAGAAAATACTCTGTTGTTGTTACAGCACCGCTTGCCGGCTCGCGAGGGAAGGCGAGACATCAAGGTGATGAAAGAATTCGGCAATTTGCCACAAATTGAGTGTTATGCAGGTTTGCTCAATCAAGCTTTTCTGAATATCATCAATCACGCGATCGATATTTTGGAAGAGTCTGCTCAAGAGTTGGCAGAGTTGGAATCACTCAAATTTAAGCCGGTGATTTTGATTAGCACTCAGGTGGTCGATGCTGAGCGAATTTCTATTGAGATTGCTGATAACGACATGGCAATTAGCAAAGATATCACAGCGCAACTTTCTGAGCCCTTTTTGGTTGCCCAACCTGCGGAACCACCCATCTACTCGGGACTTGCTCTCAGCTATCAGATAATTGTAGAGCAGCACAAAGGAGAGTTAAGGTGTTTTTCTGAACCAGGTAAAGGTACTAAAATTTACATAGAAATTCCCCTGCGTCACAGCTAA
- a CDS encoding homoserine kinase — protein MPETSTVTVTVPATTANLGPGFDCIGAALSLYNRFQFSRLEPSATEKLKITVTGQEAAKVKTDDSNLAYLAFVKLYHRLNQSPPPVAIHIDMQVPLARGLGSSATAIVGGLVGANELAGAPLSQVEVMQLAIELEGHPDNVVPALLGGCRLAASNPPPQPPLTKGGLREQLPLTEAGLREELPLTEAGPREQSPLDAEILPSPPLSKGGQGGGSWEICDIPWHPNIVTVVAIPDFELSTAEARQVLPADYSKADAIFNAAHLGLLVRALEAGNENWLRCALQDKIHQPYRQSLIRGYETVQQAALNAGACGMVISGAGPTLLALTDATNADAVVREMAAAWMEFGVKADVRAIGLDTQGAQVSL, from the coding sequence ATGCCCGAAACTTCCACCGTCACCGTTACTGTACCCGCTACAACAGCCAATTTAGGCCCCGGCTTCGACTGCATCGGCGCCGCTTTAAGCCTCTACAACCGCTTCCAATTCTCCCGACTCGAACCTTCAGCAACCGAGAAACTAAAAATTACTGTTACAGGCCAAGAAGCCGCCAAAGTCAAGACAGACGATAGCAATCTCGCTTATCTAGCCTTTGTCAAGTTATACCATCGCCTCAACCAATCGCCGCCCCCTGTAGCGATACATATAGATATGCAAGTTCCGCTGGCTAGAGGTTTGGGGAGTTCCGCCACAGCTATTGTCGGTGGGTTAGTCGGTGCAAATGAGTTAGCCGGTGCGCCTTTGAGTCAAGTGGAAGTGATGCAATTGGCGATCGAACTTGAAGGACATCCCGACAACGTTGTCCCCGCTTTACTTGGAGGTTGTCGCCTCGCTGCTAGCAATCCACCCCCCCAACCCCCCCTTACTAAGGGGGGGCTAAGAGAACAACTCCCCCTTACCGAAGCGGGGCTAAGAGAAGAACTCCCCCTTACCGAAGCGGGGCCAAGAGAACAATCACCCTTAGATGCGGAAATTCTACCATCACCCCCCCTTAGCAAGGGGGGGCAAGGGGGGGGTTCCTGGGAAATTTGCGACATTCCCTGGCATCCAAATATTGTGACCGTGGTAGCCATCCCCGATTTTGAACTGTCTACAGCCGAAGCGCGCCAAGTTTTGCCAGCAGATTACAGTAAGGCTGACGCGATTTTTAATGCTGCACACCTCGGTTTGCTAGTGCGGGCTTTGGAAGCGGGCAATGAAAATTGGCTGCGCTGCGCCCTCCAAGACAAAATTCACCAACCTTACCGCCAATCTCTGATTCGGGGATATGAAACTGTGCAACAAGCTGCCCTGAATGCAGGGGCCTGTGGAATGGTAATTAGCGGTGCCGGGCCGACGCTTTTGGCTTTAACGGATGCTACTAATGCTGATGCGGTTGTGAGGGAAATGGCGGCTGCTTGGATGGAATTTGGGGTAAAGGCAGATGTAAGGGCGATCGGCCTCGATACTCAAGGCGCGCAAGTCTCCCTTTAG
- a CDS encoding tetratricopeptide repeat protein codes for MKSSFYNLIATLVIFTIFGNISIAVSAKSSAILIVQKTIVQNPAEDLFNSALAKSEAGDIQGAIADYTEAIRLNPNYAKAYNKRGIIHGRNLKDYPAAKADFDRAIEINPNYGDAYYNRARVREFLEDEPGAIADYQKAAELYQKDGNTNDYQDAIQHLQILQK; via the coding sequence ATGAAATCATCATTTTACAATTTAATCGCTACTCTAGTAATATTTACTATCTTTGGTAATATATCCATTGCTGTCTCTGCTAAATCCTCAGCAATATTAATAGTTCAAAAAACGATTGTTCAAAATCCTGCTGAAGACTTATTTAATAGTGCTTTAGCTAAATCAGAGGCGGGAGATATTCAAGGGGCGATCGCCGATTACACCGAAGCTATTCGCCTCAACCCCAACTACGCCAAAGCCTACAACAAACGCGGCATCATCCACGGCCGCAATCTCAAAGACTATCCAGCAGCTAAAGCAGATTTTGATCGCGCAATTGAAATCAACCCCAACTACGGCGACGCCTACTACAACCGCGCCAGAGTCCGCGAGTTCTTAGAAGACGAACCGGGGGCGATCGCCGATTATCAAAAAGCAGCGGAACTTTATCAAAAAGACGGCAATACCAACGATTATCAAGATGCCATACAGCATCTTCAAATTCTGCAAAAATAG
- a CDS encoding Uma2 family endonuclease — protein sequence MNQTISDKVRWTTADLELLPDNGDRYEIIDGELFMTRAPHWGHQEACGNIYLELKTWSRASGLGRAAINPGIIFSDADNVIPDLVWASTERLAILLDEAGHLTAAPELIVEVLSPGADNHRRDRDLKLRLYSVRGVQEYWVVNWQLQQIEVYRREQASLRLIATLLSNDELTSPLLPGFSCSVAQIFA from the coding sequence ATGAACCAGACAATATCTGATAAAGTACGCTGGACTACCGCCGATTTAGAACTATTGCCCGATAACGGCGATCGTTATGAAATTATTGATGGGGAGCTATTTATGACTAGAGCACCGCATTGGGGGCATCAAGAAGCTTGTGGTAACATCTACTTAGAGTTAAAAACCTGGTCGCGAGCGAGTGGTTTGGGACGAGCCGCCATCAATCCAGGCATTATTTTCAGTGATGCGGACAATGTTATTCCTGATCTCGTTTGGGCGAGCACTGAACGCTTGGCTATCTTGCTAGACGAAGCCGGTCATTTAACCGCCGCACCCGAGTTAATTGTTGAAGTATTGTCCCCCGGTGCAGACAATCATAGACGCGATCGAGATTTGAAACTCAGACTCTATTCGGTGCGAGGAGTGCAGGAATACTGGGTTGTGAATTGGCAATTGCAGCAAATAGAAGTTTATCGCAGGGAACAAGCAAGTTTAAGGCTCATTGCTACGCTGTTGAGCAATGATGAACTAACTTCGCCTTTGTTGCCCGGTTTTAGTTGTTCTGTCGCTCAAATTTTTGCCTAA
- a CDS encoding VWA domain-containing protein yields MKVSLLPVLNDPNLDAAAPSTQRQLAISVSAMASSIDSSVPLNLCLILDHSGSMGGRPLETVKQAAGRLLDRLKPGDRFCAVAFDHKAKVLVPNQIVGDPSSIKRQIEQLRSAGGTAIDEGIKLGIEELGKGKKEAISQAFLLTDGENEHGDDGRCLKLAKLAADYNMTLNSLGFGDNWNQDILEKIADAGGGALAHIQRPEDAVDEFGKLFSRVQGVGLTNAYLLFSLMPKVRLAELKPIAQVAPDTIELPVQQEGDRFMVRLGDLMKDIERVVLANIYIGQLPEGTQAIGQLQIRYDDPSVGQSLLSDPVAISTNVLKVYQPAINPMVQQHILALAKYRQTQLAETRLQQGDRAGAATMLQTAAKTALQMGDKSAATVLQTSATRLQSGEQLSEADRKKTRIASKTILK; encoded by the coding sequence ATGAAAGTTAGTTTGCTCCCGGTTTTAAACGACCCTAACCTTGACGCTGCCGCGCCCTCGACCCAGCGCCAGCTAGCGATTTCAGTGTCTGCGATGGCAAGCTCGATCGACTCCAGCGTACCCTTAAACCTGTGTCTGATTCTCGACCACAGCGGCTCGATGGGCGGACGCCCCTTGGAAACCGTCAAACAAGCCGCAGGACGTTTGCTAGACAGGTTGAAGCCCGGGGATCGCTTTTGCGCGGTGGCTTTCGATCATAAAGCCAAAGTCCTCGTCCCCAATCAAATTGTGGGAGACCCCAGTAGCATTAAACGGCAAATTGAGCAATTGCGCTCGGCCGGTGGCACAGCAATTGATGAGGGCATTAAGTTAGGTATTGAAGAGTTGGGCAAAGGCAAAAAAGAAGCTATATCTCAGGCGTTTCTGCTGACTGACGGCGAAAACGAACACGGCGACGACGGCCGCTGTTTGAAGTTGGCGAAACTGGCTGCAGACTACAACATGACTTTAAATTCTTTGGGATTTGGCGATAACTGGAATCAAGATATTTTGGAAAAGATTGCTGATGCCGGCGGCGGTGCTCTGGCTCACATTCAGCGTCCTGAAGATGCGGTTGACGAGTTTGGTAAACTGTTTAGCCGCGTCCAAGGTGTAGGTTTGACTAATGCTTATTTGCTATTTTCCCTGATGCCAAAAGTGCGGTTAGCCGAACTCAAACCGATCGCCCAAGTTGCCCCGGATACGATCGAATTACCGGTACAGCAAGAGGGCGATCGTTTTATGGTGCGCCTGGGAGATTTAATGAAGGATATAGAGCGAGTAGTTTTGGCTAATATTTATATTGGACAGTTGCCCGAAGGTACACAGGCGATCGGGCAATTGCAAATTCGCTACGACGATCCGAGTGTCGGTCAAAGTTTGCTGTCCGATCCCGTTGCAATTTCCACTAATGTCCTGAAAGTTTATCAGCCGGCAATTAACCCGATGGTACAGCAGCACATTTTAGCTTTGGCTAAATACCGCCAAACTCAACTCGCAGAAACTAGATTGCAACAGGGCGATCGCGCCGGTGCGGCTACGATGCTGCAAACTGCTGCTAAAACTGCTTTGCAAATGGGCGATAAAAGTGCCGCAACTGTGCTGCAAACCTCTGCTACTCGCTTGCAGTCTGGCGAACAATTGAGTGAAGCCGATCGCAAGAAAACTCGGATTGCTTCTAAAACTATTTTGAAGTAA
- a CDS encoding ATP-dependent Clp protease proteolytic subunit gives MNTPIKAVQSPYYGEGNSRTPPPDLPSLLLKERIVYLGMPLVPAVTELIIAELLFLQYEDPDKPIKIYINSTGTSGYSGEPVGFETEAFAICDTIRYIKPPVHTICLGSAMGMSAMLLAAGTKGFRASLPHASIVLHQPKAYTRGQASDIQIRAKEVLANKATMLEIFASCTGQPIEKITKDMDRLLYLTPQEAKEYGLIDRVLESSEELPKPLPAGVI, from the coding sequence ATGAACACACCAATTAAAGCTGTGCAATCGCCATACTACGGGGAAGGGAACTCTCGGACGCCACCTCCCGATTTGCCATCCCTGTTGCTGAAGGAGCGGATCGTTTATCTGGGGATGCCTCTAGTGCCTGCGGTAACAGAACTGATTATCGCTGAACTGTTGTTCTTGCAGTACGAAGACCCGGATAAGCCAATCAAAATCTACATCAACTCGACCGGCACTTCTGGTTACAGTGGCGAACCCGTCGGCTTTGAAACGGAAGCCTTCGCTATCTGCGACACGATCAGATACATTAAGCCGCCCGTGCACACTATTTGCCTCGGTTCGGCAATGGGGATGTCTGCGATGCTTTTAGCGGCTGGTACAAAAGGCTTTCGGGCGAGTTTGCCCCACGCTTCTATTGTGTTGCACCAACCCAAGGCGTACACGCGGGGTCAAGCAAGCGACATTCAAATTCGGGCTAAGGAAGTGCTGGCAAATAAAGCAACGATGCTTGAGATTTTTGCAAGCTGTACTGGCCAACCGATCGAAAAGATTACTAAAGATATGGATCGGTTGCTGTACCTGACGCCCCAGGAAGCTAAAGAATACGGTTTGATCGATCGCGTTCTTGAAAGTTCGGAAGAATTGCCGAAACCGCTGCCGGCTGGAGTCATCTAA
- a CDS encoding ATP-dependent Clp protease proteolytic subunit — translation MPIGVPKVPYKMPGGYDTQWINIYDRLYRERIIFLGRDVDDEIANQIIAVMLYLDSEDSGKDIILYINSPGGMVSAGMAIFDTMQHIKSDVVTICVGLAASMGSFLLAAGAKGKRLALPHSRIMIHQPSGGTRGQATDIQIEAKEILRLRHELNNIYAKNTGKPIEKIEKDMDRDYFMSAQEAKEYGLIDRVIEDRP, via the coding sequence ATGCCTATAGGTGTGCCAAAAGTTCCCTACAAAATGCCGGGTGGTTATGATACTCAGTGGATTAATATCTACGATCGCCTCTACCGGGAACGGATTATTTTCTTGGGCAGGGACGTTGACGATGAAATTGCCAATCAAATCATCGCTGTGATGCTCTATCTCGATTCGGAAGATTCAGGTAAGGATATTATTTTGTACATCAATTCCCCAGGCGGGATGGTGTCGGCAGGCATGGCTATTTTTGATACCATGCAGCACATTAAATCGGACGTGGTGACGATTTGTGTGGGCTTGGCTGCTTCTATGGGTTCTTTCCTGTTAGCTGCCGGTGCGAAGGGGAAACGGTTAGCTTTGCCTCACTCGCGAATCATGATTCACCAGCCTTCTGGGGGGACGCGGGGACAAGCAACGGATATTCAGATTGAGGCGAAAGAGATTCTGCGGCTGCGCCACGAACTCAATAATATCTATGCTAAGAATACTGGCAAGCCGATCGAGAAAATCGAGAAGGACATGGATCGCGACTATTTCATGTCCGCTCAGGAAGCCAAGGAATACGGCTTGATTGACAGAGTGATCGAAGATCGTCCGTAA
- a CDS encoding molecular chaperone DnaJ, producing MDIADYYRQLGLRSGASLSQVKASYRQLARQYHPDVNPGNEQAKNKFIAITEAYKFLVNVAPHHVADSKVANSTVSPTWTSVDQGVKAQPQAVKVARKEAAVQSNADLSAVEQKLKQDAYFELQQLLKYQRFPRAIALIEGLAQRVPEDLEVRQWQAIAYQRWGRHLIGENQVDKARIYLKKAVKTDPHNRALWAEVERDFRRLEQIY from the coding sequence ATGGATATTGCAGATTATTACCGACAGTTAGGACTGAGGTCTGGTGCGAGTTTATCGCAAGTTAAGGCCTCTTATCGGCAGTTAGCCAGACAGTATCACCCCGATGTGAATCCGGGAAACGAACAGGCTAAGAATAAGTTTATTGCTATTACTGAGGCTTATAAGTTCTTGGTGAATGTTGCCCCCCACCATGTTGCGGACTCGAAAGTTGCCAATTCAACTGTGTCGCCTACTTGGACATCGGTGGATCAGGGGGTGAAAGCTCAACCGCAGGCAGTTAAAGTGGCTCGAAAAGAAGCTGCGGTTCAATCTAATGCGGATCTGTCGGCGGTGGAGCAAAAGTTAAAGCAAGATGCTTATTTTGAGTTGCAGCAGTTGCTGAAATATCAGAGGTTCCCACGGGCGATCGCCTTGATTGAGGGTTTGGCCCAGCGGGTTCCCGAAGATTTGGAGGTGCGTCAGTGGCAGGCGATCGCCTATCAGCGCTGGGGACGGCATTTGATCGGAGAAAACCAGGTTGATAAGGCGAGAATTTATTTGAAAAAGGCTGTGAAAACTGACCCTCACAATCGGGCTTTGTGGGCAGAAGTTGAGCGGGATTTTCGCCGGCTGGAACAGATTTATTGA